GCTGATTGCGGACCAGGCCCTCAAGAATCTGATCGCTGCTCAGCGCGTGCAACTGAAAGCGCAGCCCAGGGTGACGCTCGGCGAACAGACTGATCAGGCGCATCGGGTCGAAACTGGCCAGCGGCACCACGCCCAGGCGCAGCGTACCCACCAGGTGCCCACGACAGGCTGCAGCTTCGGCGAGCAGGCCATCCTGTGCGGCCAGCACACTGCGTGCCCAGGCCAGGATACGCTCACCTTCGGCGCTGAAACCTTCGAAGCGCTGCCCGCGACGTACCAGTTCCAGGCCTAGCTCGTCTTCCAGTTGGCGCAAGCGCATGGACAGTGTCGGCTGGGTCACGTGGCAGCGCGCAGCGGCCTGACCGAAGTGGCGGGTCTCGTCGAGGGCGACGAGGAATTTCAGCTGCTTTATGTCCATGGGGGCTCCTGGTTTGCCCGGATTCTAATGCGCGAACGCTAATCAGGGGTGTTTCCTGAACTAGACTTTGGTCTCCGGGCGGTTTGCCCGGTCATTCACAAGGAACGAGAGGAATCGCCATGAGTCTGTTTGCCTTTGTCAAAGACGCCGGGGTCAAGCTCTGGGAGTCGCTGGTGGGTCAGGAGGCACAGGCCGCCGAATCGCTCAAGGAGCATGTCGCCAAGGTTGGCCTGGGCAACCCCGACATCGAGGTCAGCGTCGAGGGCGACAAGGTCATCGCTCGCGGCGAAGTGGCCAGCCAGGAAGAGAAGGAAAAGATTCTCCTGGCGCTGGGCAACGTGGCCGGC
The genomic region above belongs to Pseudomonas sediminis and contains:
- the lysM gene encoding peptidoglycan-binding protein LysM, whose amino-acid sequence is MSLFAFVKDAGVKLWESLVGQEAQAAESLKEHVAKVGLGNPDIEVSVEGDKVIARGEVASQEEKEKILLALGNVAGVGEVDDQISVTTPAPEARFVTVKKGDTLSAIAKAEYGNANAYMKIFEANKPMLSHPDKIYPGQVLRIPD